One genomic region from Haloterrigena gelatinilytica encodes:
- a CDS encoding helix-turn-helix domain-containing protein, which produces MGNLLEDRVVFTCSLRGDAYITEIENPSQALDSYLNKNTKFTGYCDFVQNRDTNRSPSIRDYENGTIDPSTHDEEFGYAIDESGHHLAPQIVFGLLHTEELDNGWETSFHHQEGKHGKKYPTNRPPIGRDPFKAGGVDYYRTRVVRHPGETPVDDTIYALDVPNFTKAKSVVAFNIDPTPWMWGTYYGVNFSHQRVYSDNEIVEFLSKETDVDVIQTATSRKPYEGNNVTPGRDASIAVWATAEFGKRPFIVSTKNAFGRYRSKQPPLLNTDAKDGIGYRRGGSIITDNAPLVVLNGSPRPRNEEFQLWGALAGESIPDSPDQQGSFGQVGDTIRHQFSESRVAKWATRFANPNGVVILNTTAVPKWLQDSRLVTRASPTQILPENANGQRAVARYLRDQNGTRVKMDDIQFEVGVSENTVRRARNQLIDQGWIDKHITDGRQPNEYSWIV; this is translated from the coding sequence ATGGGCAATTTGCTTGAAGACCGTGTTGTTTTCACTTGTTCCCTTCGCGGAGATGCCTATATTACTGAAATCGAGAACCCATCACAGGCGCTGGATTCATACCTCAATAAAAATACCAAATTCACCGGATACTGCGATTTTGTTCAAAACCGGGACACAAACCGTTCGCCGTCCATACGGGACTACGAGAATGGGACAATCGACCCGTCTACGCACGACGAAGAGTTCGGATATGCAATTGACGAGAGTGGACACCATTTAGCGCCGCAAATCGTCTTCGGATTACTACACACCGAGGAACTTGACAATGGGTGGGAAACATCTTTCCACCACCAGGAAGGCAAACATGGAAAGAAATACCCCACCAATCGTCCGCCGATAGGTCGTGACCCCTTCAAAGCTGGTGGTGTCGATTACTACCGAACGCGAGTAGTTCGACATCCCGGCGAGACACCCGTAGACGATACGATCTACGCTCTCGACGTACCAAATTTCACCAAAGCTAAGAGCGTCGTCGCGTTCAACATAGATCCGACACCGTGGATGTGGGGAACCTACTACGGGGTGAACTTCAGTCACCAACGCGTGTATTCTGACAACGAAATTGTCGAATTTCTCTCTAAAGAGACGGACGTTGATGTAATTCAGACAGCAACAAGTCGGAAACCCTACGAAGGAAACAACGTAACACCAGGACGGGACGCGAGTATCGCCGTATGGGCAACAGCCGAGTTCGGAAAACGCCCCTTCATTGTCAGTACTAAGAATGCTTTCGGACGCTATCGGTCGAAACAGCCCCCTTTACTCAATACCGATGCCAAGGACGGCATTGGGTATCGCCGTGGCGGTTCGATCATTACCGACAATGCCCCGCTCGTCGTCCTCAACGGGTCACCACGTCCTCGGAACGAAGAGTTCCAACTTTGGGGGGCGCTCGCAGGGGAGTCCATTCCCGACTCTCCGGATCAACAGGGATCGTTTGGACAGGTCGGTGATACAATCCGGCATCAATTCAGCGAATCGCGCGTGGCGAAGTGGGCGACTCGATTTGCCAACCCAAACGGCGTCGTCATTCTGAATACAACCGCTGTCCCCAAGTGGCTCCAAGATAGCCGACTCGTTACTCGGGCATCCCCAACGCAGATCCTTCCCGAGAACGCGAACGGTCAAAGAGCGGTAGCACGGTATCTTCGGGACCAAAACGGTACCCGTGTAAAGATGGACGATATCCAGTTCGAAGTCGGTGTTTCAGAAAACACCGTACGTCGGGCGAGAAACCAGCTAATAGACCAAGGATGGATTGACAAGCACATCACAGACGGTCGTCAACCCAACGAGTATTCGTGGATTGTCTGA
- a CDS encoding DUF5814 domain-containing protein: MAITDKIYVKNHRQLSSQLETNIPKGAFKGATLDMLFQGQGLEKLDDATRDRVLDFTEDFLDCSCDNNPYCGCPERKFIRYLLELRAQGLGPDAIVDVMTDDYMVYAYPGDVLSFLDNGVRTLEAAEGLARVDGESEKHDEIRQAKQNLAR; encoded by the coding sequence GTGGCCATCACCGACAAAATCTACGTCAAAAACCACCGGCAGCTCAGCTCCCAGCTCGAGACGAACATCCCGAAGGGCGCGTTCAAGGGGGCGACGCTGGACATGCTCTTTCAGGGCCAGGGCCTCGAGAAGTTAGACGACGCGACCCGGGATCGCGTCCTCGATTTCACAGAGGACTTCCTGGACTGTAGCTGCGACAACAACCCCTACTGCGGCTGCCCGGAACGGAAGTTCATCCGGTACCTCCTCGAGTTGCGCGCACAGGGGCTGGGCCCGGACGCGATCGTCGACGTGATGACCGACGACTACATGGTCTACGCCTACCCCGGCGACGTCCTCTCGTTTCTGGACAACGGCGTCCGCACGCTCGAGGCGGCCGAGGGGCTGGCGCGGGTCGACGGCGAGAGCGAGAAACACGACGAGATTCGGCAGGCGAAGCAGAATCTCGCCCGGTAG
- a CDS encoding aldo/keto reductase — protein sequence MSDETITNESDTFEIGDRTVHRLGFGAMRITGEDIIGAPDDEDTAREVVRHAVDCGVDLIDTADSYGPAVSERLIGEAIGDRDDVLVATKAGLLRNREGDWIAHGDPDYIRNQVLTSLDRLQTDTIDLYQFHRPDDDTPFEDSVAAFAELKDEGLVDEVGLSNVSPEHIDQAREQVEIATVQNRYNVGDRGAADALELCTEEGIGFIPWAPINGDDVDEHGDLLDEIADEHDATRRQVALAWLLERSEVILPIPGTSDPDHLESNVAASQLSLSEDEVQRLTDAAD from the coding sequence ATGAGCGACGAGACGATCACCAACGAGAGCGACACGTTCGAGATCGGCGACAGAACCGTCCACCGGCTCGGGTTCGGTGCGATGCGGATCACCGGCGAGGACATCATCGGCGCGCCGGACGACGAGGACACCGCACGCGAGGTCGTCCGACACGCCGTCGACTGCGGCGTCGACCTCATCGACACGGCCGACTCCTACGGCCCGGCCGTCAGCGAACGGCTCATCGGCGAGGCGATCGGCGACCGCGACGACGTGCTGGTCGCGACCAAGGCCGGTCTGCTGCGCAACCGCGAGGGCGACTGGATCGCCCACGGCGACCCCGACTACATCCGCAATCAGGTGCTCACCTCGCTCGATCGCCTACAGACGGACACCATCGACCTCTACCAGTTCCACCGTCCCGACGACGACACGCCGTTCGAGGACTCCGTGGCGGCCTTCGCCGAACTCAAAGACGAGGGGCTCGTCGACGAGGTGGGGCTCAGCAACGTCTCGCCGGAACACATCGATCAGGCCCGCGAACAGGTCGAGATCGCGACGGTCCAGAACCGGTACAACGTCGGCGACCGCGGGGCCGCCGACGCCCTCGAGCTCTGTACCGAGGAGGGGATCGGCTTCATCCCGTGGGCGCCGATCAACGGCGACGACGTCGACGAGCACGGCGACCTCTTAGACGAGATCGCCGACGAACACGACGCGACGCGCCGACAGGTCGCCCTGGCGTGGCTCCTCGAGCGCTCGGAGGTCATTCTGCCGATTCCGGGCACGTCCGATCCCGACCACCTCGAGTCGAACGTCGCGGCCTCGCAGCTGTCGCTGTCCGAGGATGAGGTGCAGCGACTGACCGACGCGGCCGACTGA
- a CDS encoding pentapeptide repeat-containing protein: MNLNSNPVPEDRCGVEFEWNDDVVLTSADIEVVEGEVTGVDFDDFAIRNQSCHRKTAPSKDRCKWHSRSYSEIESELLQKEEEWVDGIIPGVRFNNITETDLSEFVLPFSRFEGNINNIDFSRSVLAYSDFSGATIEGVNFTESHLEESLFIESKIDLNRDWGNRTQFRECMLNGVNFSGASFNEPVFSGSELDVNTTFDDDQKLSGADFSGCDLSDTDFSNTVIRKCDFKNTNLNDADFSKATLDKSSFINANCLGAVFREAYLEGAKMDSANLKSANFEKAEIDSVDFSDSQINHQTEFGTKTIYEIKKESETSFEKEAGRSLKAIWSYRALQRLYRENALLEGASHFYKKEKDLRRRQHRREITGDVNRNVLNEYPPQSAIPYRVGIIFNYIKAEASRLSIRYGESPFQLILFSGAIVFLFGIFYPVFGIKSDEGIIRYSLSTSNSGTYNIIQQLSYFADILHFSFFTFARTGIREAQPVGFSQFLAAVQSVAGAIVIALAVFVLTRRATS; encoded by the coding sequence GTGAACTTGAATAGTAATCCTGTTCCAGAAGATCGGTGCGGGGTTGAATTTGAATGGAATGACGATGTAGTTCTAACCTCTGCGGATATTGAAGTAGTTGAGGGGGAGGTCACCGGAGTTGATTTTGATGATTTCGCAATACGTAACCAATCTTGTCATAGAAAAACAGCTCCAAGCAAAGATCGGTGTAAATGGCATTCTCGATCTTACTCGGAAATAGAGTCGGAACTTCTTCAGAAAGAAGAGGAGTGGGTAGATGGTATAATACCAGGGGTTCGATTCAATAATATAACTGAAACTGATCTTTCTGAATTCGTGCTTCCCTTTAGTCGATTCGAAGGAAACATTAATAATATTGATTTCAGTAGATCGGTCTTAGCATATTCTGATTTCTCAGGAGCAACAATAGAGGGTGTAAACTTCACAGAAAGCCATTTAGAAGAATCGCTGTTCATTGAATCAAAGATAGATCTAAACCGTGACTGGGGAAACCGAACCCAATTCCGGGAGTGCATGCTTAATGGGGTGAATTTTTCAGGAGCAAGCTTCAATGAGCCAGTTTTCTCCGGATCTGAACTTGATGTGAATACGACCTTCGATGACGACCAAAAGCTTTCCGGCGCAGACTTCAGTGGTTGCGATTTAAGCGATACAGACTTTTCTAATACGGTAATCCGGAAGTGCGATTTCAAAAACACCAATCTCAATGACGCGGATTTCTCCAAAGCCACTTTAGACAAATCATCATTCATCAATGCAAATTGTTTGGGTGCAGTGTTTAGAGAGGCATATCTGGAAGGTGCAAAGATGGATAGTGCCAATCTTAAATCAGCTAATTTCGAAAAAGCAGAGATAGATTCAGTTGATTTTTCTGATAGCCAAATCAATCATCAGACAGAGTTTGGGACAAAGACGATATACGAGATTAAGAAAGAATCAGAGACATCCTTTGAAAAAGAGGCGGGTCGTAGCCTAAAGGCAATTTGGTCCTATCGGGCCCTACAGAGGTTGTATCGAGAGAATGCATTGCTGGAAGGTGCCAGTCATTTTTATAAGAAGGAAAAAGACCTAAGGCGAAGACAGCATCGACGGGAAATCACTGGTGATGTGAACAGAAATGTTCTAAATGAATACCCACCACAAAGCGCTATCCCATACCGCGTAGGAATCATATTCAATTATATTAAAGCAGAAGCATCCAGGCTTTCAATTCGGTATGGTGAAAGTCCATTTCAATTAATCCTCTTTTCTGGAGCTATAGTCTTTTTATTCGGGATCTTCTATCCGGTATTCGGGATTAAGTCTGATGAGGGAATAATAAGATATTCCCTTTCCACAAGTAACAGCGGTACATATAATATAATACAGCAGCTATCGTATTTCGCTGATATCCTTCATTTTAGCTTCTTCACCTTTGCCCGAACAGGAATAAGAGAAGCACAGCCAGTCGGATTTAGTCAATTTCTTGCAGCTGTTCAATCAGTAGCTGGAGCGATTGTTATTGCGTTAGCGGTATTCGTGTTAACTCGCCGGGCAACTTCGTAA
- a CDS encoding tyrosine-type recombinase/integrase: MNTDELQPITPERAKEMYLEARKHEVSQSTLDGYHYRLKHFIRWCNEVADIDNMNDLTGRKLQAFRTWRRDDGDLKPVTLEGNLDALRVFIRWCESIDAVHQGLHEKIIMPKLSKEDEQSESILELEEAEAVLEYLRQFEYATREHVIIEVLWHTGMRLGAFNSIDLGDYDSERETLEIRHRPETGTALKNGKEGERLVALSSTMCSALDAYIEHNRHDVRDDAGREPLLTSRYGRIAGSCIRDAVYKVTRPCYYTNQCPLGRDIDTCEGTHYDGYSKCPSSVSPHAIRRGSITHHLSEDVPEKVVSDRMNVGPDVLDKHYDKRTKEQKVEQRRGYLGNI; this comes from the coding sequence ATGAACACGGACGAACTGCAACCTATCACCCCGGAACGTGCGAAGGAAATGTACCTCGAAGCACGCAAGCATGAGGTATCCCAATCGACTCTCGACGGCTACCACTACCGGCTCAAACACTTCATCAGGTGGTGTAACGAGGTCGCGGACATCGACAACATGAACGATCTTACGGGGCGCAAACTCCAAGCGTTCCGGACGTGGCGTCGGGACGACGGTGATCTCAAGCCGGTCACCTTGGAAGGGAATCTCGACGCACTACGGGTCTTCATCCGATGGTGTGAATCGATCGACGCTGTCCATCAGGGACTCCATGAGAAGATCATCATGCCGAAGCTCTCGAAGGAAGACGAGCAAAGCGAGAGTATCCTCGAACTGGAAGAGGCTGAAGCGGTGTTGGAGTACCTTCGCCAGTTCGAGTATGCCACCCGCGAACATGTCATCATCGAAGTCCTCTGGCACACCGGGATGCGACTCGGAGCCTTCAACTCGATTGATCTGGGGGACTACGATTCGGAGCGCGAAACGTTGGAGATTCGCCACCGTCCGGAAACGGGAACTGCCCTCAAGAACGGAAAGGAAGGGGAGCGGTTAGTCGCGCTTAGTTCGACTATGTGTAGCGCCTTGGACGCATATATCGAACACAACCGCCACGATGTGCGAGACGATGCTGGACGGGAGCCGCTATTGACGAGTCGTTACGGACGCATAGCAGGGTCGTGTATCCGTGACGCCGTTTACAAGGTTACCCGCCCTTGCTATTACACCAACCAGTGTCCACTTGGCCGCGACATCGACACCTGCGAGGGGACACACTACGACGGGTACAGCAAGTGCCCCAGTAGCGTCTCACCGCATGCTATCCGGCGCGGAAGTATCACACATCATCTTTCCGAGGACGTTCCTGAAAAGGTCGTGAGCGATCGTATGAACGTCGGACCGGACGTCCTCGACAAGCACTATGATAAGCGAACGAAAGAGCAAAAGGTCGAACAACGCCGGGGGTATCTCGGGAATATCTGA
- a CDS encoding SPW repeat domain-containing protein → MSNTNTETGRDAESTRNRDALNTDTMQWVSAIVALAGLGLVAYPFMFESTEAAIWNDTLTGTAIFLLSGYNFVRLSRNRLASVGVASLATLLGLWALVSPAVIEMGSSELATATAAGGLIAAALSAYNAYANSKADTPEHAPARA, encoded by the coding sequence ATGAGCAACACGAACACTGAAACGGGCCGCGATGCTGAATCGACTCGGAACAGAGATGCCCTCAACACGGACACGATGCAGTGGGTGAGCGCGATCGTCGCCTTGGCCGGACTGGGACTCGTCGCCTACCCGTTCATGTTTGAGTCCACGGAGGCGGCAATCTGGAATGACACCCTCACAGGGACGGCGATCTTCCTGCTCTCCGGCTATAACTTCGTCCGTCTGTCGCGGAATCGGCTAGCGAGCGTCGGCGTCGCCTCGCTGGCCACACTACTCGGACTTTGGGCACTCGTCTCGCCAGCGGTCATCGAAATGGGGAGCAGTGAACTCGCGACAGCCACCGCCGCCGGTGGACTGATCGCAGCTGCCCTCTCAGCATACAACGCCTACGCTAACAGCAAGGCTGATACCCCCGAGCATGCCCCCGCTCGCGCTTAA
- a CDS encoding phosphate-starvation-inducible PsiE family protein produces MADDDSQPPDPPGSSPETVAGSDRIAAAADRFIRFVELIAAWVFAILFAIGVIDLTLQIVQSIRARTITDPLVVIGFIDTGLLLLIIVEVYHTVIAYTQESETRQIVRLVIYTGVIAMVRKAIIFRTDEYATAQDALFAAVSYTIIIFGLVALLFAERVYG; encoded by the coding sequence ATGGCCGACGACGACTCCCAGCCACCGGACCCGCCGGGCAGCAGTCCGGAAACCGTCGCCGGATCCGATCGGATCGCCGCGGCCGCGGATCGGTTCATTCGGTTCGTCGAACTGATCGCGGCCTGGGTGTTCGCGATCCTCTTCGCGATCGGCGTCATCGACCTGACGCTGCAGATCGTGCAGTCGATTCGAGCGCGGACCATCACCGATCCGCTCGTCGTCATCGGGTTCATCGATACCGGCCTCTTGCTGTTGATCATCGTCGAAGTCTATCACACGGTCATCGCCTACACGCAGGAGAGCGAAACCCGCCAGATCGTCAGGCTCGTCATCTACACCGGCGTGATCGCGATGGTCCGGAAGGCGATCATCTTCCGGACGGACGAGTACGCGACCGCGCAGGACGCCCTCTTCGCCGCGGTCTCGTACACGATCATCATCTTCGGCCTGGTCGCCTTGCTCTTCGCGGAGCGCGTGTACGGCTGA